The following are from one region of the Desmospora profundinema genome:
- a CDS encoding COG2426 family protein has product MTEWLAWFPKELQVLILAGMPFVELRGAIPFATVIGLPYHQALLFGIIGNLIPIVPLLYFFEPLMKWLYKQSPRYRRFFDRIQKNAVEKGGSIRKFGAPLGLFLFVAVPMPGTGAYTACFAAAFFRVPFWVSVASIAAGTVFSGLLFATLSHYLASWIGWL; this is encoded by the coding sequence ATGACCGAATGGTTGGCCTGGTTCCCCAAGGAATTGCAAGTGTTGATATTGGCAGGCATGCCTTTTGTCGAGCTCAGGGGGGCAATTCCTTTCGCAACGGTGATTGGCCTGCCATACCACCAAGCTCTCTTGTTTGGCATTATCGGCAACCTTATCCCGATCGTGCCGCTGCTCTATTTTTTTGAACCGCTGATGAAATGGCTGTATAAACAATCCCCCCGCTACCGCCGTTTCTTCGATCGTATACAGAAAAACGCGGTTGAAAAAGGAGGGTCTATCCGGAAATTCGGGGCTCCATTGGGATTGTTTCTGTTTGTCGCGGTCCCCATGCCCGGTACGGGTGCCTACACCGCTTGTTTTGCGGCGGCTTTTTTCCGTGTCCCCTTTTGGGTATCCGTTGCTTCCATCGCTGCCGGCACGGTGTTTTCGGGTCTGTTGTTCGCCACATTGAGCCATTATCTCGCTTCCTGGATCGGCTGGTTGTAA
- a CDS encoding DedA family protein, with amino-acid sequence MEQTMLDLLWQYGYLGIFFFLMLGIVGLPLPDEIMMTFIGYLASVGQLNLALTFVSALSGSMCGITISYWLGKRLGYPFLERYGSRIFITRRRLKRSRLLFRKYGNWVLFFGYFIPGIRHVTAYMAGISRLSVRRFAAYAYGGALTWCTTFIGLGFLVGAHWKKAVVLIHHYGLILLWVVLAASVILFVRHWILQYSHDSVRK; translated from the coding sequence ATGGAACAGACCATGTTGGATCTTCTCTGGCAATATGGATATCTCGGCATCTTTTTCTTTTTGATGCTAGGGATTGTGGGTTTACCGCTGCCAGATGAGATTATGATGACCTTCATCGGTTATCTGGCTTCCGTGGGTCAGCTGAACTTGGCCTTAACTTTTGTCAGCGCGTTAAGTGGCTCCATGTGCGGGATTACAATCAGCTATTGGCTGGGGAAACGATTGGGTTACCCCTTTTTGGAGCGCTATGGCAGCAGGATATTCATCACACGGAGGCGGTTGAAACGATCCCGGCTTCTTTTTCGCAAATATGGAAACTGGGTTCTGTTTTTCGGTTATTTCATCCCCGGAATTCGTCACGTGACTGCTTATATGGCCGGTATTTCTCGACTCTCGGTGAGGCGTTTCGCCGCATATGCGTACGGCGGGGCCTTAACCTGGTGTACCACCTTTATCGGATTGGGCTTTCTCGTGGGCGCACATTGGAAAAAAGCGGTTGTGTTGATCCATCATTACGGACTGATCTTGCTGTGGGTGGTTCTGGCAGCGTCTGTGATCCTGTTCGTCCGCCACTGGATCCTGCAATACTCCCACGATTCCGTGCGAAAATAG
- a CDS encoding NADH-quinone oxidoreductase subunit D, which translates to MRTEEMLLNVGPQHPSTHGVFRLVLKIDGEIIREATPVIGYLHRGTEKLAEDLTYTQIIPYTDRMDYLNAMNNNHAMVLAVETLMEVDVPERAEYLRVIVTELNRVASHLVWFGTYLLDIGAMSPFLFAFRDREKIVELFNELCGARLTYNYMRVGGVKWDAPEGWLEQVRELVPYLREKLEEYQNLVTGNEIFLSRVKGVGRYEAETAIHYGLSGPSLRCTGVKRDLRKDQPYSIYDRFEFDVPVGRDGDCLTRYQLRMEEVSHSLSIVEQALEQIPDGGPVMAKVPRVLRPPEGEVYTAVENPRGELGVHLVSKGKDKPWRIHWKRPSFSNLQILPRLLEGENVANLIAILGAVDIVLGDVDA; encoded by the coding sequence GTGAGAACAGAAGAGATGCTGCTTAATGTGGGCCCGCAGCATCCGAGCACTCATGGCGTATTCCGGCTCGTACTGAAGATCGACGGGGAAATCATCCGGGAAGCCACACCGGTGATCGGATACTTGCATCGGGGAACGGAAAAGCTGGCTGAAGACCTAACCTATACCCAGATTATTCCCTATACGGACCGGATGGATTATCTGAACGCGATGAATAACAACCACGCCATGGTTTTGGCGGTGGAAACGTTGATGGAAGTGGACGTGCCGGAACGGGCAGAATACCTGCGGGTGATTGTGACGGAACTGAACCGGGTGGCCAGTCATTTGGTCTGGTTTGGTACGTACCTGTTGGATATCGGGGCGATGAGTCCTTTTTTGTTCGCGTTTCGCGACCGGGAAAAAATTGTGGAATTGTTTAATGAACTGTGCGGTGCCCGGCTTACCTACAACTATATGCGTGTGGGCGGGGTGAAGTGGGATGCTCCGGAAGGTTGGTTGGAGCAAGTGCGGGAGTTGGTTCCGTATCTGCGGGAAAAGCTGGAGGAATACCAAAATCTCGTGACCGGAAATGAAATTTTCCTGTCACGGGTAAAAGGGGTGGGCCGGTATGAAGCCGAAACAGCCATTCATTACGGGCTTTCCGGTCCGAGCCTTCGTTGTACCGGGGTGAAGCGGGATTTGCGCAAAGATCAACCCTACTCGATCTACGACCGGTTTGAATTTGATGTTCCCGTCGGCAGGGATGGCGACTGTCTTACCCGATACCAACTGCGGATGGAGGAAGTGTCCCATTCCCTGTCCATTGTGGAACAAGCCTTGGAGCAGATTCCGGATGGTGGGCCCGTGATGGCCAAAGTGCCCCGTGTCTTGCGTCCTCCGGAGGGAGAGGTGTACACGGCAGTTGAAAATCCGCGGGGAGAACTGGGTGTCCATCTGGTTAGCAAAGGGAAGGACAAACCGTGGCGAATCCATTGGAAACGCCCCTCTTTCAGCAACCTGCAAATTCTACCCCGCTTGTTGGAAGGAGAGAATGTGGCCAACCTGATCGCTATACTAGGTGCCGTAGATATCGTGCTAGGGGACGTGGATGCATAA
- a CDS encoding isochorismatase family protein — MDNRRSGAFLNYAEETLSNQPVETVSAIIEKAGGPESVHLVFVDIIRGFCDEGALASERVRKMVNPVRSLADSFLQHGLPSSNLLFLQDDHPVDAVEFAAFPPHCVRGSGEEETVAELRPLVSLPGAQVFHKNATNGLFGTNRDGEPFHTHLRRLFAEPVTFLVLGDCTDLCIYQNAMGIRLLANEDNAQVRVIVSRSHVQTYDLPVETARENGVLAHDGDLMDQVFLYHMLLNGIEVLGGIRED; from the coding sequence ATGGACAACCGACGAAGCGGTGCTTTTCTGAATTATGCAGAAGAGACACTATCCAATCAGCCTGTTGAAACCGTTTCCGCGATCATCGAGAAGGCCGGTGGGCCGGAATCGGTTCACTTGGTGTTCGTGGATATCATTCGCGGCTTTTGCGATGAGGGAGCCTTAGCGTCGGAGCGGGTCCGGAAAATGGTAAATCCGGTTCGGAGTTTGGCGGATTCCTTTTTGCAGCATGGACTCCCCTCCTCTAATCTCCTCTTTTTACAGGATGACCATCCTGTGGATGCGGTGGAGTTTGCTGCGTTTCCTCCTCATTGTGTACGGGGCAGCGGGGAGGAGGAGACGGTGGCGGAACTGCGTCCGCTCGTGTCGCTGCCAGGGGCACAGGTATTCCATAAAAACGCCACGAACGGGCTGTTTGGAACCAACCGGGACGGAGAACCCTTTCATACCCATCTCCGGAGGTTGTTTGCCGAACCGGTCACTTTTTTGGTGCTGGGAGACTGCACAGACCTCTGTATCTATCAAAATGCGATGGGAATCCGCTTGTTGGCCAATGAAGATAATGCACAAGTGCGGGTGATCGTCTCCCGCTCTCATGTGCAGACATATGATCTTCCAGTGGAGACCGCTCGCGAAAATGGAGTGTTGGCCCACGACGGGGATCTGATGGATCAAGTATTTTTGTACCACATGCTGCTGAACGGCATTGAAGTGTTGGGCGGCATTCGTGAGGATTGA